The following nucleotide sequence is from Firmicutes bacterium HGW-Firmicutes-1.
GATGTGTGCGAAATCAAGGTAAAGGAAGCTGAAAATAGAGAAATCATTGCACCTGGAAAGGCACTCATAGCGCCGGGTAATATGCATATGGAGTTATCAAAAAGTGGAGTGATTTATAATGTTAGGTTGATGGATGGGCCGTTGGTTTATCGTCAAAGGCCTGCAGTGGAAAGATTATTCCAATCTACTGCCCAATATGCGGGTAAAAATGCAATTGGAGTAATTCTAACGGGTATGGGAAAAGATGGTGCACAAGGTCTTTTAAAGATGAAGGAAGAAGGCTCTTATAATATTGCACAGGATGAAAAAAGTTGTGTTGTATTTGGGATGCCAAAGGAAGCGATAGAAATTGGAGCTGTTCATAAGATCTTACCATTAAATCAAATAGCCCAAGAAATTATTAAGGAATCAGAGAGATAATAACCATAAATGAGACATAATATCTGTTTGCAAAAATATAAAAGTATGATAAAATATATATATAATATGGGATGAAAGAAGGCGAATCGCTATGAAGAATAATTGCTTTTCCTTCAACAACTCAATACATGTACTTGCTTTCTAAGCAACAGGTCTCGCAATAATAGCGGGATTTTTTATTTACTTTTTTTGATGACATATTTAGACTGCTTAGTAGACTTAGTTTTTGCTTTAAGTAATAGAAAACAAGGAGGCGTTACTATGGTTAAAAATTATGTAATCGACACAAATGTAATGATTCATGATCCTGATTTTATGTACAAATTTAATGACAATAATATTATTTTGCCAATATTGTGCATTGAAGAGCTAGACAATTTAAAAAAGAGAGAAGGTATTGTTGGATTTAATGCGAGAAATGTTGCGAAAGAGTTACAAATGCTAATGGGAGTCGGCGATATTTCAACCGGGATACTATTAGAAAATGGAGGCACATTAAGGGTTGAGCTCAATCATATGCAAACTGACTGGCTCCCTAACGGTATAGATATAAATAAAAATGATTCAAGAATTATTGCAGTAGTTAAGAACCTGCAAGAAGTAAACAAGAATATACAAACCATACTGGTTACAAAAGATGTTTATATGTCAATTAAAGCACGCTCTTTAGGTATCGATGTTCAAGACTACCAAAATGATAAGATTACAACAGATGATGTATATAAAGGATACATTGAACTATTCCTGAATTCATCTCAAATAGATATGGTATATAATGGAGGATTGAAACCTCCTACAGATTTAGGAGAAGAAATTTATCCAAATGAATTCTTCCACATTAAGAGCATAGATAATGTAGGACATGAAGTATTAGCAAGATATGATGGTGATAAAATTGTACCATTAAAATATGCAAATGAAACTGCATGGGGATTGACACCTATAAACAGAGAACAAAAAATGGCTTTTGAACTTTTAATGAATCCGGACATTCACTTTGTTTCCATTACAGGTGGGGCTGGTTCGGGTAAGACGATATTAGCTACTGCTACGGCACTACAAAATGTAATTGAAACAAACAAATATCGAAAGATTGTATTTGTAAGACCAGTCGTTGCAGCTGGGAATGACATTGGTTATTTGCCAGGAACTGAAATTGAAAAGTTAAAACCTTGGATGGGAAGTTTTTATGATGCGATAGAAAATTTAACTGATCTGAAAGAAACCAATGGTAGCAAAACAACATACGGTAAACCAACCTTTACAGTAGATGACTTTATTGAACAATATAGACAAAGAGGTGTTATTGAAACAAAAACCTTTACCTATATGAGAGGGCGTACTTTTACAAATTCACTTATTATAGTTGATGAAGCACAAGAAATGACACCACATCTAGCGAAATTAA
It contains:
- a CDS encoding phosphate starvation-inducible protein PhoH, whose product is MVKNYVIDTNVMIHDPDFMYKFNDNNIILPILCIEELDNLKKREGIVGFNARNVAKELQMLMGVGDISTGILLENGGTLRVELNHMQTDWLPNGIDINKNDSRIIAVVKNLQEVNKNIQTILVTKDVYMSIKARSLGIDVQDYQNDKITTDDVYKGYIELFLNSSQIDMVYNGGLKPPTDLGEEIYPNEFFHIKSIDNVGHEVLARYDGDKIVPLKYANETAWGLTPINREQKMAFELLMNPDIHFVSITGGAGSGKTILATATALQNVIETNKYRKIVFVRPVVAAGNDIGYLPGTEIEKLKPWMGSFYDAIENLTDLKETNGSKTTYGKPTFTVDDFIEQYRQRGVIETKTFTYMRGRTFTNSLIIVDEAQEMTPHLAKLMLTRAGEKSKFVFLGDPSDNQIDNQYVDSKSNGLIYTVEKMKPFNITGHVSLKRVERSPLAEIAESNM